The Ammoniphilus sp. CFH 90114 nucleotide sequence AGGCAATAACTCCCCCATATCATTAAGATCATCAAGGATGACGAATTTCTCCACTTTGGTGGTTGGATCATATTGGGCCTCAGCTAGATACTCTTTAATCTCTTCCCCCCGCCTACTATATTCAAGTACAGGAGTCTGTCCGATTAACCCTTCATAAATGCCATTTGCCTCGAACATCGTCTTTAATCTTGCGAATCCTGCTTTTCTCCAAGTGGAGCTAACAACAATGTATGTCCCCGTCTTTACTATGATCTCTTTTAGATGTTCAACAGCAGTAGGATCAAAAGCGTATCCATCATATTGACTACTTATTTTGCGATAAGAACCAGTGATCATTACACCATCAATATCAAGAAAAATGACCTTCATTATTATTCTCCTTTTTTCGATATTAAGTTTACATAATAATCATTATGTAATTTAGTTCTTCAGGAAAAAGAAAAGCCCCTCAATTAGTTTAGGGACTTTGTATTTTCATCTATTGTATCATTGTTACCATAAGAATGGGAGACTCAGGGCTAGGACAGCAAAGAGCGGTAACGCAAGGGCTCCTGGTCCCCACCAATATACCTCCTGCCCTTCTACTTTGCTGGGCTTATTAGCAGTTAGGATATTTCCTTTTTTAGACTTACCTGCAACGGGGGCTGTTCCTCCTCCAATTACTCGCAAATACATTGTATCACTGGATACTCTTTGCACAACTCCTCGATAGGTTCTACCCCCTACACAATGTGCGATTACTTCCTGACCAACGAATCGATTCGCATAAGCATAAGACACTGCCATTCGTTTTTGCTCTCCTTTGCAATTTAATGTCTTATATTCTATTACTCTCATCTATTTTTTGATTATGCGATCGACTAGAAAGATGTTGCCCAAAGTATTTTCTAGACTAATTGTGACTCATCCTTGTAACAAATTAGCCTCTAATTCGTAACAAATTTTCCTGCCGGGATGTGATATGATGTATTTACACGGTGATAACAGTGTTTTATAAGCTTTTTTATATCGAATGTGTATATACCCTGATATATACGTCTACATTTATTTTGACTATGTGAATTATTGAACAATATGTTCTTCATCATTATTTGTGAAACACTGATCAAATAATGTTATTTATAAAACAAAAAAGGAGATGAGAAAAATGCGCTATAAAAAAGGTTTGGTCCCCATTATTGCTCTATTTTTCGTCGTTTTTCTTAGTGGATGTGAAACCAATATGGTCGTTTTTGATCCACAAGGTCCTGTAGCAAGAAGCATTATGGAGTTGATTAACTGGTCTCTCATCTGGATGCTTCTGGTGATTGTCGTGGTATTTGGATTGTTTGCTTACATTGTGTGGAAGTATCGTGAAACTGAAAAGAATAAAGACTACGAGCCACCGGAAGAACACGGGAGTACGGTACTTGAGATTGTTTGGACGGGTATTCCGATTCTTATTGTTATCGCCCTTACGATCCCAACAGTTAAGACTCTATATGCTCTAGAAGAGATCCCGAAAGGTTATGAAGATCAGAAGCCAGTTACTATTCACGTTACATCTGCTGACTGGAAGTGGATATTTAGTTATCCTGAGCAAGGTATTGAAACCGTCAATTATGTAAATATACCTGTTGGAACTCCGATTGACTTCAAGTTGACATCGGCAAGTACTATGCAATCCTTCTGGGTACCGCAATTAGCTGGCCAAAAATATACCATGAATAAAATGGAGACACAAATGTATGTGGTTGCTGATAACCCTGGTTCCTACTGGGGGAAGAATACAAACTTTAACGGGAGAGGTTATACAGGGATGGAATTTGAGGTCCTAGCCCAAACCCAACAAGAATTTGACAAATGGGTAAAGGATGTTCAAGCTGCAGCACCAAAATTGACTGAGGAAAAATACGAGGAACTTCTCTTGCCTACACATCTCGGTCGATTAACTTTTTCCAATACCCACTTAGAATGGGTAAACCATGCGGAACTGAATTCTCCAACTTATACGAATCCGGAATTGTATAGATATCATGGTTACCAAGGGGAAATTTTTGAGCAAGAAGATAATTATAGAAACAAATCCAATCAAGAACACGGAGGTGAACACCATGGGCATTAAATGGGATGAATTCTTTATCACTGGAGACCCACTTATCCTAGGATCACAAATTGCCATTGTTCTCACCACTTTAGGTATTGTTGGTTTAGTTACCTATCTAAAGAAGTGGGGATGGCTCTGGACAGAATGGTTAACGACGGTTGATCATAAAAAGATTGGGATTATGTATATCATTGCTGCCGTGCTCATGTTTTTCCGAGGTGGAATGGATGGACTATTGATGAAAGCTCAAACGTCAAGACCTGATATGCAGTTTCTTAGTGCCCAGCACTATAACGAGATCTTTACGACGCATGGTGTTATCATGATTCTATTTATGGCTATGCCTTTCTTGATTGGGATTATGAACATCATTATCCCTC carries:
- a CDS encoding HAD domain-containing protein; protein product: MKVIFLDIDGVMITGSYRKISSQYDGYAFDPTAVEHLKEIIVKTGTYIVVSSTWRKAGFARLKTMFEANGIYEGLIGQTPVLEYSRRGEEIKEYLAEAQYDPTTKVEKFVILDDLNDMGELLPYLVQTNWMVGLNQEAKEKVIEMLK
- the qoxA gene encoding cytochrome aa3 quinol oxidase subunit II — translated: MRYKKGLVPIIALFFVVFLSGCETNMVVFDPQGPVARSIMELINWSLIWMLLVIVVVFGLFAYIVWKYRETEKNKDYEPPEEHGSTVLEIVWTGIPILIVIALTIPTVKTLYALEEIPKGYEDQKPVTIHVTSADWKWIFSYPEQGIETVNYVNIPVGTPIDFKLTSASTMQSFWVPQLAGQKYTMNKMETQMYVVADNPGSYWGKNTNFNGRGYTGMEFEVLAQTQQEFDKWVKDVQAAAPKLTEEKYEELLLPTHLGRLTFSNTHLEWVNHAELNSPTYTNPELYRYHGYQGEIFEQEDNYRNKSNQEHGGEHHGH